A genomic region of Paenibacillus sp. PL2-23 contains the following coding sequences:
- the dapF gene encoding diaminopimelate epimerase, with protein sequence MNFTKMHGLGNDFIVVAGEQALPDNAAELAVQLCNRFFGIGADGLVYILPSEQADFRMRIMNSDGSEAEQCGNAIRCVAKYVYDNGLTSSEEITIETLGAGVQKVQLTVEGGKVQTVRVDMGEPILNGLQVPTTVDAERVIEHPIEVDGREFKFTAVSMGNPHCVIYVDDAVTFDLEAWGPKLEKHPMFPRKINVEFVTVNSRTQADMRVWERGAGPTLACGTGACATLVASVLTGATDREATVSLKGGDLLIEWSEEDNHVYMTGPAAEVFRGSL encoded by the coding sequence ATGAACTTCACCAAAATGCATGGACTCGGCAATGATTTTATCGTAGTGGCAGGGGAGCAGGCGCTTCCGGACAACGCGGCGGAGCTGGCAGTCCAGCTGTGCAACCGGTTTTTCGGAATCGGCGCTGACGGACTGGTCTACATTCTGCCTTCGGAGCAAGCGGATTTCCGCATGCGGATTATGAATTCCGACGGCTCTGAGGCGGAGCAGTGCGGCAACGCGATCCGCTGCGTAGCCAAATACGTCTACGATAATGGCTTGACCAGCAGCGAAGAGATTACGATCGAAACGCTTGGCGCCGGCGTTCAGAAGGTCCAGCTTACGGTAGAGGGCGGCAAGGTGCAGACCGTTCGCGTCGACATGGGCGAGCCTATTCTGAACGGTCTGCAGGTGCCGACGACAGTAGACGCCGAGCGCGTAATCGAGCACCCTATCGAGGTGGACGGCCGCGAATTCAAGTTCACTGCGGTGTCGATGGGCAACCCGCACTGCGTTATCTATGTGGATGACGCCGTTACATTCGATCTGGAGGCATGGGGGCCTAAGCTGGAGAAGCATCCTATGTTCCCCCGCAAGATCAATGTTGAATTTGTAACCGTCAACTCCCGCACGCAGGCGGACATGCGGGTATGGGAGCGCGGTGCTGGCCCGACACTCGCCTGCGGCACGGGCGCATGTGCGACATTGGTGGCTTCCGTGCTGACCGGCGCGACGGATCGCGAAGCAACCGTCTCCCTCAAGGGCGGGGATCTGCTGATCGAGTGGAGCGAGGAAGACAATCATGTCTATATGACAGGACCGGCCGCGGAAGTGTTCCGCGGAAGCCTGTAG
- a CDS encoding calcium-translocating P-type ATPase, SERCA-type, protein MEQMKWHQLGAEELLASLGSSGGSGLKPSAAAERLEKDGHNELAEGKKVSPILLFLNQFKDFMVLILMGATLISGLLGEYLDAITIIAIIVLNAVLGFMQEFRAERSLRALKELSAPAAKVMRGGELVTVPARELVAGDIVYLESGDRVPADLRFIEANSCYVEESALTGESVPVGKHAAAIGEEDLPLGDQRNVGFMGTMVTRGTAKGVVIRTGMATEMGKIAGLIQDTETMETPLQHRLEQLGKILIFVALGLTVMVVIAGILHGQPPYGMFLAGVSLAVAAIPEGLPAIVTIALALGVQRMIKRKAIVRKLPSVETLGCASVICSDKTGTLTQNKMTVTHVWLSGRELEVSGEGYDPTGAIYEGGKALDIKGDQSIKRLLQISALCNNAQLVRTEPDDAKRRKAKEAQEEWTLKGDPTEGALTVLATKLGSSPKSLEALYQRVKEFPFDSERKRMSVLLSHQGGRLLLAKGAPDMLMEQCAYVLWDGKVVPFTGTLKRKVAEAGERMAQSALRVLGFAYRDLRQTDRCETEAEAESNLVFVGLTGMIDPPRREVKDAIAICRRAGIKTVMITGDHQLTAEAIAAQLGIMPRGGLAMSGKQLEAMSDEELDKQVDHVYVYARVSPEHKLRIVKSLQRRGHVVAMTGDGVNDAPAIKAADIGIAMGITGTDVSKEASALVLSDDNFSTIVAAIEEGRGIYENIRKFIRYLLASNVGEILVMFFAMMAGLPLPLVPIQILWVNLVTDGLPAMALGVDQAEKDLMQQKPRPAKENIFARRLGWKIISRGVLIGICTLGAFWIALKEGSGDAAGLVHAQTVAFATLVMAQLIHVFDCRSSRSIFHRNPLQNKYLVLAVISSLLLMLGVLYIEALQPIFKTVPLGFRDWCLVFVAAGIPTFVMGIGSVLGKPGKAKARTKRPIGPQSVVR, encoded by the coding sequence ATGGAACAAATGAAATGGCATCAATTGGGCGCCGAGGAGCTCCTCGCGTCGCTCGGCAGCTCGGGAGGAAGCGGGCTGAAGCCGTCAGCCGCCGCAGAGCGGCTGGAGAAGGACGGGCATAACGAGCTGGCGGAGGGCAAGAAGGTTTCGCCCATCCTGCTGTTCCTGAACCAGTTCAAGGACTTTATGGTTCTGATTCTGATGGGCGCGACCTTGATCTCGGGCCTGCTCGGCGAATATTTGGACGCCATTACGATTATCGCGATCATCGTGCTGAACGCTGTGCTCGGCTTCATGCAGGAGTTTCGCGCGGAGCGGTCCCTCCGAGCGCTGAAGGAGCTGTCCGCGCCTGCGGCAAAGGTCATGCGGGGAGGCGAGCTCGTCACTGTGCCCGCGCGTGAGCTGGTGGCTGGTGACATCGTCTATCTGGAGAGCGGCGACCGTGTGCCTGCCGATCTTCGTTTCATTGAAGCGAACAGCTGCTACGTAGAGGAGTCTGCGCTAACCGGGGAATCGGTGCCTGTAGGCAAGCATGCGGCCGCCATCGGCGAAGAGGACCTGCCGCTTGGCGACCAGCGCAACGTCGGATTTATGGGCACGATGGTGACCAGGGGAACAGCCAAGGGTGTTGTCATCCGGACAGGCATGGCAACGGAGATGGGCAAGATCGCGGGTCTCATCCAAGACACGGAAACGATGGAGACGCCGCTGCAGCACAGGCTGGAGCAGCTGGGCAAAATTCTAATTTTCGTGGCGCTTGGCCTTACGGTCATGGTCGTGATTGCAGGCATTCTGCATGGCCAGCCGCCGTACGGCATGTTCCTGGCTGGCGTCAGTCTGGCGGTGGCCGCCATTCCGGAGGGGCTTCCCGCGATCGTGACCATTGCGCTGGCGCTGGGCGTGCAGCGGATGATCAAGCGGAAGGCGATTGTGCGGAAGCTGCCGTCTGTGGAGACGCTTGGCTGCGCCTCGGTCATCTGCTCGGACAAGACGGGCACGCTCACGCAGAACAAGATGACAGTGACGCATGTATGGCTGAGCGGACGGGAGCTGGAGGTCAGCGGAGAGGGCTACGACCCGACAGGCGCGATCTATGAGGGGGGCAAGGCGCTCGATATTAAAGGCGACCAGTCCATCAAGCGCCTTCTCCAGATTAGCGCGTTGTGCAACAACGCCCAACTGGTCCGCACAGAGCCTGACGACGCCAAGCGGCGAAAGGCCAAGGAGGCGCAGGAGGAGTGGACGCTGAAGGGCGACCCCACCGAAGGCGCGCTGACTGTGCTGGCAACGAAGCTTGGCTCCTCGCCCAAATCGCTGGAGGCGCTCTATCAGAGGGTGAAGGAATTCCCGTTTGATTCCGAGCGGAAGCGGATGTCTGTCCTTCTCTCGCATCAAGGCGGCAGGCTGCTGCTTGCCAAGGGCGCTCCCGACATGCTGATGGAGCAATGCGCTTACGTGCTGTGGGACGGCAAGGTGGTGCCGTTCACGGGAACGCTGAAGCGGAAGGTAGCAGAGGCGGGAGAGCGGATGGCGCAGTCCGCGCTTCGGGTGCTGGGCTTCGCGTACCGGGATTTGCGGCAGACGGACCGGTGCGAGACGGAGGCGGAGGCGGAGTCCAATCTTGTATTCGTCGGCCTGACGGGTATGATCGATCCGCCAAGACGCGAGGTGAAGGACGCCATCGCCATATGCCGCAGAGCTGGCATCAAGACGGTAATGATTACGGGCGATCATCAGCTTACGGCGGAAGCCATAGCTGCACAGCTCGGCATTATGCCGCGCGGCGGACTCGCGATGAGCGGCAAGCAGCTGGAGGCGATGAGCGACGAGGAGCTCGACAAGCAGGTGGACCATGTCTACGTCTACGCCCGCGTCTCGCCCGAGCATAAGCTGCGGATTGTTAAGTCGCTGCAGCGCAGAGGCCATGTGGTCGCGATGACGGGAGACGGCGTGAACGACGCGCCGGCCATTAAGGCGGCGGATATTGGCATCGCCATGGGCATCACGGGTACGGATGTGTCCAAGGAAGCGTCGGCGCTTGTGCTCAGCGACGACAACTTCTCGACGATTGTCGCTGCGATTGAAGAGGGGCGGGGCATCTACGAAAATATCCGGAAGTTCATCCGGTATTTGCTGGCATCCAATGTCGGCGAAATTCTGGTTATGTTCTTCGCGATGATGGCGGGCTTGCCGCTGCCGCTCGTGCCTATTCAAATCCTGTGGGTTAATCTCGTAACAGACGGCTTGCCGGCTATGGCGCTTGGCGTGGATCAGGCGGAGAAGGACCTGATGCAGCAGAAGCCGAGGCCAGCCAAAGAAAATATTTTTGCCAGACGGCTGGGCTGGAAAATCATCAGCCGCGGCGTGCTGATCGGCATATGCACGCTCGGCGCCTTCTGGATCGCGCTGAAGGAAGGGAGCGGCGACGCGGCGGGTCTCGTGCACGCGCAGACTGTGGCTTTCGCGACGCTCGTGATGGCGCAGCTCATTCATGTATTCGACTGCCGCAGCTCGCGATCTATCTTCCATCGGAACCCGCTGCAGAACAAATATTTGGTGCTGGCCGTTATCTCTTCGCTGCTGCTGATGCTCGGCGTGCTTTATATTGAAGCGCTGCAGCCGATCTTCAAGACGGTGCCTCTGGGCTTCCGTGATTGGTGTCTCGTATTTGTTGCGGCGGGCATTCCAACCTTCGTTATGGGGATCGGAAGCGTGCTCGGCAAGCCAGGCAAAGCGAAGGCGCGCACGAAGCGTCCGATTGGACCGCAGTCGGTGGTTCGCTGA